GGGCTAAAGCTCATCAACTGGTATGATCAGCTCGGGCGGGATGCGAAGCGCCTTGAAATGGCGAGGGAAGAAATTTCCTGGGGCAAGATATCGGGCGCCGTAGGTACATATGCCCATTGCCCTCCAGAGATCGAAGCGAGGGCTTGTGCGGTTTTGGGCCTGAGGCCAGCTGCGGTATCCAATCAAATATTGCAGCGGGATGCTCATGCTCATCTGTTGGCCGTCCTCGCTATAATGGGTACTGCCGTAGAGCGGATGGCCCTGGAGATAAGACACCTTCAGCGCACTGAGGTCTTGGAGGCGCTTGAACCCTTCGGCAAAGGGCAAAAAGGCTCAAGCGCCATGCCGCATAAGCGCAATCCCATCACCTGCGAGCGGCTCTGCGGGATGGCAAGGTTGCTTCGAGGCTACGCCCAAGTGGCGATGGAAAACGTGGCGTTATGGCACGAGCGCGATATAAGCCACTCGTCCGCAGAGAGAGTCATATGGCCAGATGCCTTCCACATCGCCCACTACATGCTTAAAACTACGCAGAGGGTCGTAGTTGGGATGGAAGTGGACGCGAAGCGCATGGAAGAGAACCTCAACCTGACCAAGGGGCTCATATTCAGCCAAAGCGTCTTGTTGACCCTCGTGGATGCCGGCATGGCGAGAGACGAGGCTTATGCTGTGGTCCAGGAGGATGCGATGCGCGCGTTCAAGGAGGGCATTCCTTTCATCGATGTCTTAAGGGCGGACGAACGCGTAACCGCTCGTATCGGAGAGAGCGATCTCAAGAAAGCCCTTGACCCCAAAGGATATCTGAAACACATAGATGATATTTTTGGGCGTTTCACTCGCCCTGAGTAGAAAATAGAAAGGGGTGCGCAGTATGGCCGTTCCCGATAGGAATATGGCCCTTGAGCTGGTAAGGGTAACCGAGGCTGCGGCGATGGCGGCAGGGAGGTGGATGGGCAGAGGCGATAAAAACGCTGCCGATGGAGCGGCAGTGGAGGCGATGCGTTTCGTACTCAACACCGTCCGCATGGACGGGGTTGTCGTCATAGGGGAAGGGGAAAAGGATGAAGCACCTATGCTCTATAACGGCGAGCGATTGGGAAGCGAATCCGAGCCCAAGGTCGATATAGCCGTAGATCCGATCGACGGCACCCGGTTGACAGCTATGGGCTTGCCTGGTGCTGTTAGCGTGGTGGCTGTAGCCGAGCGCGGTACGATGTACGATCCGCGCCATATCTTTTACATGAACAAAATAGCCACAGGCCCCGAAGCGGCGGGTGAAATTGACATCGAAGCGCCGGTGCGCGAGAACCTCGCCAGAGTGGCGAAGGCAAAAAGGAAGTCTGTGGAAGATATTGCCGTGGTGATACTTGACCGTCCACGCCATGAAGGCCTGATAAAAGAGGTAAGGAGCGCTGGCGCCAGGATAAGACTGATTCAGGACGGAGACATTTCTGGCGCTCTCACTACCTGCATATCGGGAAGCGGCATCGACCTTCTCCTCGGCATAGGCGGTTCTCCTGAGGCCGTCGTGTCTGCCTGTGCCATTAAGTGCGTGGGAGGGAATATGATGTGCAAACTATGGCCCCGCAATGATGACGAGGCTTCGCGATGCCGCGAGCTCGGAATGGATCTTGACGCCGTGTTAGGCCTCGATGACCTCGTAAATAGCGATAATGTCTTCTTCGCTGCCACAGGCGTGACCGACGGAGAACTGCTGCGCGGCGTTCGTTATGAAGGGGAGCATATACGAACTCATTCGCTCGTAATGCGCTCTTTGAGCGGCACAATCCGATATGTAGAGGCTATACACCGCCTCTCTAAACTTCAGACTATAAGCGACATATCTTACGGTCCGCGCTTCGCTTAGAACGCTCCTCAAGCTGCACTTAAATAAAGGCAAAGGCGACTGCGCTTGCCAATGACAAACGGACCGATTATAATACGAACTACAATATAAACATGCGGACATAGCTCAGCTGGTAGAGCATCGGCTTCCCAAGCCGAGGGTCGCGGGTTCGAATCCCGTTGTCCGCTCCAGGGAAAGGGGAGGGGGAGGGAAATCCTCCTCCTTTTTTATATTTTGCACAGAGGACGAGAAAGCCGAACTATTACATCGCTCGGTGATTATAGACATGAGCATGACTCGGTGTAGTGTCTCGATTTTTTTGGTCCTCATGCTTGCAGAGTTATAGGGGTTGCAGGCACTGAATGTGCAGAAATTACAATCGTGTGGTTAGTGATTTGTAGACTAAAATCTGAAATTTGACTTAGCTTAGTGATAGATAGTAATATACACTTTGTCTGTGTTGCGAGTTTAAGCATAAAAACTACACAGTTGTTTTTGTAGGAGGTAAATATATTGCCTGATGATCTTATGAGCAAGATAAAGGACACGGAATCTGAAGCCCGGCGAGTTATAGAAGAAGCCAGGAAAGAGGCGCGCCGTATAATTTCCGAGACCAAGGCAAAGGCCGAAAAGATGCTCGAGGAGACCAATCAACGAGCGCGATCGGAATATCGCGAGGCGATAAATCGTATCGAGAAAGAAGCAGAGGTTGCCTCCCAGAAGATCGTCGAAAAAAGCATTGCCGAGAGTCGCAAGTTTATCGAGAAACACCGCTCTATAGTTCCTGAGATAGCTGTTTGGTTGGCTGAAGAGGTGAGGACAAGGTATGGCCATAGTAGAGCTTAAGCATGTTGACCTCTTGGTTCACTCGTCAGTCGAGAATGAGGTTGCGGCTGAAATTCAACGGCTGAGCTTCTGTGAACCTATTTCGCTTATCGGAGAAGAAGAAGACCGATCATCTCATGCAGCTAAAATGCGATTCTACGAGGAAAGGTTATCCGACGCCCGATTCGTCCTACGATTTTTAGAACCGTATTATCAAGGGAAAGAGGATAAAATAGCGTGGCTTCTGGGCGAAAGACCCAAAAGACGGTGGGAGGAGCTGGTCGGTTCAGAAAGTCAGCTCGCTCTTCAAGATTTGAGCCAGCGATTGCGGTCAATAGAGCGCAGAATGGCCGAGTTGCGTTCGGAGCTTTCAAATTTACAGGCGCAAAAAACCTTGTTGAAGCGGCTCAGTGGCTTTCCTTATCCTCTTGCCATCATTTCCGGCACAGATACCCTGAGTGCCCAAATTGGTACGATTGCCGTAGAAGAGATCCAGTCTCTTTTGGATTTACTGAAGAGCAACCTCGATCCCCAAAAATGCGAATGGTTCATTGCTCCGCCGCAAGGCAAGGATAAGGATACTCTTGTAGTTATTATCTATTTGAAGGATCTTGATTCATCTATAGCGGAGATAAGCGAAAAATGCAAGCTCTCAAGCGTTGAATTGCCGCGAGAACTTAAAGGCAAGATAGAAGACGAAATAAGAGGTATCGACGAGAAGGAAGAAAGGCTTTTGAGTGAAAGGGAAGATCTTGAGCTGGAGATTCAAAATGCGGCGGAACGTTATATTCCAGCAGTTAGAGAGCTTCACGATTATTACACCACCCTCAAAGACCGACATCAGGCCCTAAGCGAAGGCAAACATAGCGATCAGACGTCTTTCTTGAGCTTTTGGGTTCCGTTGCCCTGTATAGATCTTTTTAAGCAGAAGTTAGCGCGGTGGAGCAACATGATGGAGATGGGGATCTATGATCCGCTGCCTCATGAAGAACCACCGATCATTCTAACAAACCCTCGACTTATCCAACCATTTGAGCCGCTGACCACGCTATACGGCTTGCCCGCCTATGGAGGGGTTGATCCTACGCCTCATATGTCGCCCTATTTCTGTCTCTTTTTCGGTTTTTGTCTGGGCGATGGGGTCTATGGGGTCGCCTTGGCTTTGCTTTCTGCCTATTTGCTTTTACGATATGACGTTAAGGGTGGCTTAAAGCGCTTTTTAACGCTCTTTTTACTGTGCGGTTTGTCTTCGGTAGCGATAGGAGCGCTCACCGGGTCCTGGGCTGGAAACGCGATCGACGCGTTCGGCATTTTGAGACCCTTAAAGCCACTCAAAGACGCCGTGATGGTAGGCGACCCGACGAGCGATCCGCTTTCTTTCTTGGCAGTGGCCCTTGCCTTGGGCATTGTACAGATCCTCTACGGCCTATCTTTGGCCTTCGCGGACGCCTGGAGAAAGGGTGATCGCTTAGGAGCGGTGGGCGACAAGGGGAGTTGGATCGTCCTGATAATAGGACTTCTCCTTTGGGGAGGAGGGGCAATGGGTTATCTGAGCGGCGCTTTAGGGAATATAGGAAAGCTGTTAGCGATAGTCGGTGCGATCACGATAGTGGCCACGCAAGGCAGAACGAGAAAGAACCCCATTGCGAAAACATTGGTCGGACTGATCAGCCTCTACAACATAACATCCTATTTGGGTGATACGTTGAGTTATAGCCGTTTGCTCGCTTTAGGCATGGCCAGCGCAGTCGTCGGGATGATCATAAACACCCTTTCGGGGCTGCTCTCCGGTATTCCTTGGGTTGGACCCATCTTGGGCGTTTGCCTCTTCATTATGGGGCACATTTTTAGCTTGGCAGTGAACTCCTTAGGAGCTTTTGTGCACTCCTTACGCCTTCAGTATGTAGAGTTTTTTAGTAAATTTTATTCGGCCGGCGGACGACCCTTTCGTCCACTGTGTTACGAGATGCGTTATATATCTTTAGTTGATGAGGAAATAAAGTAGAAGAAGGGAGTGTGACGGTTTTAATGGAATTGGGTATGGTGTTTACAATCTTGGGTGCTGCTTTGGCTACAGGTCTTGCTGGCATAGGATCGGCTATCGGAGTAGGCATTGCGGGTGAGTCTGGGGCTGGCGTGCTCACCGAAGACCCTGGCAAATTTGGTTTGGTGCTCCTCCTTCAGGCGCTGCCGGGGACTCAGGGCATTTACGGTCTGCTCACGGCATTTTTTGCGATAATGAAGGTTGGGCTTTTGGGCGGGGCTCCTGCGAGTTTGACCGTATGGCAGGGATTAGGGATCATGTTCGCCTGCGTACCCATAGCTATAGGCGGATATCTTTCTGCCATCTCTCAGGGAAAGGCGTCAGCCTCGTGCATTCAGCTGATCGCCAAGAGACCTGGAGAGATAGGCAAAGCCATCATTTTGCCGGCCATGGTTGAGACGTACGCAGTATTGGCGCTTTTGATGAGCATAATTCTCTTGAATGGCATACAGATATAGCCTGTAGGGGAGACAATTATGGCCTTGCAGGATATTGTAACTAAGATAGAGTCAGATGCCCGTCAACAAGCTAAGGAAATCGTTGAGAAGGCTCAAGAACAGGCAAAAACGATCCTCTCCGAGGCCGAAAAAGAGGCCCGTGAAATAGAAGAGGAATGGCGCAAGAGGTATCAGAGGGAAAGGGATGGAATATTTAAACGGCGAGAAATTGTGGCCCATTTGGACGCCAGGAAGCTGCGCCTTGCAGCACAAAGAGAATTGATCGATGAGGCTTTCGCCGAAAGCATCAACAAGTTACAGCAACTTAATGGTGAAGAATATACAAGCTGGATGAGCGCTCTCCTTGAAGAAGCCCTTCAGAGTGTTGAGAATAAGCGTGGCGAAGTATTATTGTGTGAGAAAGAGAAAGTTCTCAATGAGGGATGGATCAGGCGCTTTAACGAAGAACATGGCACCAATCTTGTTATTGCAAAAGAAAGGCTCAGCGCGTCTGGTGGCTTTCTGCTGAGAATTGAAAGGGTGGAAGTGAATTGCACTTTTGAGAAGTTGGTTGATTTCGTCCGCGATGATTTGGAACCAGAGGTAGTGCATCGCTTCCTTGCCAGATAGGCGTGAACGAGATGACGGGAAATAAGGCGTTCGTTTATGCAATAGCCAGGCTTAAGGCGATGGAAAATCGCCTTCTCGATCGCGGTATATTTCAGCGCATGATCGAGAGCGAAGACGTCCAAGCAGCCCTTAGGATTCTTGGCGAGACCAGCTACGCGAAATGGTTTTCCTCTTCCGAGGCGGATATTTCCTTTGATCAGGTGTTGGACTCAGAACTGCAAAGCTTTTATGACGAAGTGGAGAAGTTTGTGCCCGATAATTCTCTCATTTTGCTCTTTCGCTTACCTTACGATTACCACAACGTCAAAGTGGTTTTGAAGAGCTTCATATCACAACGGTTGGGCGGAGAGAAGCGCTGGGATCTTTTGACTCCCCTTGGTTCCATCCCCACGGATGATCTCGTTTTGGCCATCGAAACCGAAGATTTTAGCTTCCTTCCTTATGGGTTCAATGTCCTTTTGCCGCAATGCCTTTCTTTGTGGGAGCAGTCACGCGATATGCTGGAGATCGAGCGCATCTTGGATGCCCATCTTTTTAATAGCCTCGTCGCTCTGTCTAAAAAGTTGCCCTACGACGGCATTGACTATTATGTGAAAGATAAGATAGATGCCGAAAACATCCGGACGGCGCTCAGGCTCAAGCGGGCAAACACCGAGGCAAATAAGATATCTGGGTTTTTCCACGAAGGAGGCACCTACACGCCAGATCTGTTAATGCGCCTGATCGAGGAGCCTTTGGAAGGATGGCAAAGGATCCTATCGTTTGGTGACGCCGTGAGCGCTTTAGAGTCTTTGCAGGAGGTTCATCAAGAAGCCGAGATGTTAGTGCAGCTGGAAAGGGTCTTAGATGATTTTCTTACAAAAATTTTAGACAAATGTCGCTATGATGCTTTTTCTCCGGAGCAAATATTACGCCACATCCATCTCAAGGAGACGGAGATAAAGAATTTGAGGATTACTCTTGTGGGAAAAACGAGCGGTGTCAGCGGAAATGTTATAAGGGGGTTGCTGCGATATGTCCCCTAAAGGGCTTTATATGGCTGCGCTGGGAGATTATGAAAGCGTGCTGCCACTTCAAGCCGTGGGCATACAGTCCTTCATCGTCAAAGAAGACATATCCGAGGTGGAGCTCGGTAAGTTGTTGCATCGCCTCATGGATGGCCAATGTGCGGTGGTCTTTGTAGTTGAGTGGCTATTCGAGCAATACGCTCATTTGATAGATGAATTTGTCAGCAATAGCGAGATCAGCGCTATCCCCATACCGAACGTCAAAGGTTCGCGAGGAATTGGCGCAGAGTTGATTAGACAGTGGGTGGAACAAGCAGTAGGCATGGACATATTCTCATGAAAAATAACCTTCTTTCTGTCCTCCTATCCATGCTATGCACTTTTGGAGGTGACAATATTGGCTAATATCGTAGGAGTCATATCGCGGATATCGGGCCCCCTCGTTGTGGCGAGCGGCATGTCGGGCGCATCTATGTATGAGGTTGTTCGCGTAGGAGAGCTTGGCCTTGTGGGAGAGATAATCGAGCTGAAAGGAGATACGGCTTCGATTCAGGTCTATGAGGAAACGTCTGGATTAAAGCCAGGAGAACCCGTCGTAGCTACTGGAGCCCCTCTGAGCGCTGAACTTGGACCAGGTTTGATCGAGCAGATATACGACGGCATACAGAGGCCTCTCAATATCATCGAAAGCGAGACCCAAAGCCCCTACATACCACGAGGCATCACTTTGCCAGCCCTTGATCGAGAAAAAAAATGGGATTTCGAGCCGCGCGTAAAAGCGGGCGAAGATGTGGAGCCCGGTGCTATCCTCGGCGTGATTCAAGAGACCATTCTCGTCGAGCATCGCGTCGTCCTTCCTCCCGGGGTTAGCGGTAAAGTGAAGGATATAAAATCTGGCAGCTTCACTGTGGAAGACGTCATAGCCGTAATCGAAGGTGACGGCTGCGCCCATGAGGTGAGAATGTTACAACGCTGGCCCGTAAGGCAACCGCGCCCCGTGGCGAGGAGGCTTCCGCCAGTCGTTCCACTTCTCACTGGACAGCGCGTCATCGATACGTTTTTCCCTATAGCCAGGGGCGGGACGGCATGCGTGCCTGGACCTTTCGGCTCTGGCAAGACTGTCATCCAACATCAGCTCGCCAAGTGGGCGGATGCGGAAATAGTGGTCTACATAGGATGTGGCGAGCGGGGCAACGAAATGACCGATGTGCTCTTAGAGTTCCCGGACCTTGAAGACCCGCGGACGGGAGAGCCACTCATGAAGAGGACAATCCTCATAGCCAACACCTCGAATATGCCTGTGGCTGCAAGGGAAGCCAGCGTATATACGGGTATCACCTTGGCCGAGTATTATCGCGATATGGGCTACTCCGTAGCCCTCATGGCCGATTCAACCTCTCGGTGGGCAGAAGCGCTCCGGGAGATCTCCGGCAGGCTCGAAGAGATGCCTGGAGAGGAAGGATACCCGGCATATTTGGGAACGCGCTTGGCCTCGTTTTACGAAAGAGCCGGTAGGGCTATATGCCTAGGAAAGGATCAAAGGGAAGGGTCCATAACGGTTATCGGGGCGGTCTCTCCTCCAGGAGGAGACCTTTCTGAGCCGGTGAGCCAAAATACGCTGCGCGTGACCAAGGCCTTCTGGGGATTAGACGCCAACCTAGCCTACCAGCGGCATTTTCCGGCCATCAATTGGCTCGATAGCTATTCCCTCTACGTCGATCGCTTGGGAGAATATTGGGATGAGCGATATGACGGCGAATGGAGCGCGCTGCGCACGGAAGCCATGTCGATCTTGGAGGACGAGGATAGGTTGAGGGAGATCGTACGCTTGGTGGGTATAGATGCTCTCTCTAAGGAAGAGAGGCTGCTCCTTGAAACCGCCAAGTCGCTCAGGGAAGATTTTCTACACCAAAACGCCTTTCACGAGATCGATACTTACGCCTCTATGGACAAGCAATTCCGCATGTTGCGCATCATTCTCACATTCCACCGCGTGGCCATGGAAGCGTTGAAGAGGGGGGCGCAGCTCAAAGACGTAACAGAGCTGGAAGTCAGAGACAAAATAACCAGGATGCGCTATATAGACGAGAAAGAGCTGGAAACGCTCGATACCTTAGAAGAAGAGATCAAGTCACAGGTAGGCCAGCTTGTTCCTGCGGAGGATGATATCTATGTTGCCTAAGGAGTATCGAACTATAAATAGCCTCTCCGGTCCGCTTATGATGGTTGAAAAGGTCGCAGATGTGAGATATGACGAATTGGTCGAGATAGAGCTATCAACCGGAGAGAAGAGAAGGGGACGGGTTCTCGAAGTGACTTCCGATATGGCCTTGGTGCAAGTTTTCGAAGGCACAACCGGCATAGATGTGAAGACCACCAAAGCTACCTTTCTCGGGAAAGTCCTCACGTTGCCGGTGAGCAGGGATATATTGGGTAGGGCCTTCAATGGTAGAGGAGACCCGATAGATGGGGGGGTTTCTATACTGCCTGAGAAGCGCCTCGACGTAAACGGTTATCCCATGAACCCATACTCCCGTGACTATCCGTCGGAATTCATCCAGACGGGCATTTCAACGATAGATGGCATGAATCCTTTAGTGAGAGGGCAAAAGCTACCCGTATTTTCCGGCAGCGGAATGCCGCACAACAACATCGCTGCACAGATAGCCCGTCAGTCTACGGTGCTGAGCGGACAAGAAACGTTCGCCGTTGTCTTCGCTGCCATGGGTATCACTTTCGAGGAGGCCTCCTTCTTTATGGAGGACTTCAGGCGCACAGGAGCGATAGAGAGGACAGTCATGTTCTTGAACCTTGCGGATGACCCGGCAATTGAGCGCATCATGACGCCACGACTTGCCCTCACCTGTGCGGAGTATCTGGCCTTTGACCTCGACATGCACGTTTTGGTCATCTTAACAGATATGACGAACTATTGCGAGGCTTTGAGAGAGATATCCGCCGCCCGCAAGGAAGTTCCTGGAAGAAGAGGGTATCCGGGTTATCTATACACCGACTTAGCGACCATGTACGAAAGGGCGGGCAGGCTCAAGGGCAAAAGTGGTTCTATAACGCAGATCCCAATACTTTCCATGCCGGAGGACGACAAGACCCACCCCATACCGGACCTAACCGGATATATAACAGAGGGGCAGATAATCCTGAGCCGCAGCCTTCACAGAAAGGGAATATATCCCCCCGTTGACGTACTGCCATCGCTTTCACGCTTAAAAGATAAAGGCATAGGTGCTGACAAGACTCGAGAAGACCATGCAGATCTCTTAAATCAGCTGTTTGCCGCTTACGCCAGGGGGAAAGAAGCGAAGGAACTTGCCACGATCCTCGGAGAGGGAGCTTTGACAGAAGAAGACAAGGCCTTCGCGGCATTTTCTGACGCCTTCGAGGATAGATATGTGCGTCAGGGAGAGTATGAAAACCGCAGTATAGAGGAGACTCTTGATTTAGGTTGGGAACTTTTGACCTTGATCCCGACGAGGGAGCTCAAGCGAGTACGGGATGCCTATATCGAAAAATATTTAAAACCGAAAATAAAACAGGACAATGAAGGAAAAGCCGAAGAGGCGGTCGTGCAGAATGCTTAAGGGAGAGAGGCAGTATGGTCAGCAAGCTTAAAGTAAACCCCAATCGCATGGAGCTCTCACGGCTCAAAAAAAGGCTAGCCGTAGCGAGGCGGGGGCATAAGCTCCTCAAGGATAAACAAGATGCCCTCATCAAGGAGTTTCTCGCTAAGGCCAGGGCGACGCGCGAAAAGAGAGGCGAGCTTGAGGCTGAGTTAGCGAGTTGCTACCAAAGCTTCTTGATGGCCCGAGCGCAAATGTTGCCTGCGATGCTCGAACAGGCCCTGCTCTTTGCTATCGGGCAGTGCGAGATACGTAGGTCTTTTCGCAATGTAATGAGCGTCTCAGTTCCTCGCTACGAAGTTACGCAAGAGGGCGGCAGGCTCAATTACGGCCTTGCCATGACTTCGGGCAGCTTGGACGTGGCGCTTGAACGGTTTACCGCTTTGTTGCCGAAGCTGGTCGACCTTGCTGCGGAGGAGAAAGCCCTTCGCCTTATGGCCAAGGAAATAGAGCGCACCAGAAGGCGTGTCAACGCCCTTGAACACGTACTGATTCCGTCTTTCGAGGATGCGATCAAAGAGATAACGATGAAGCTCGACGAGATGGAGCGCTCTAACTTGAGTCGCCTCATGGTCATAAAAGAAATAGTTCGAGCTCATTAAAAAGTCATGAGCGATGAAGTTCGTCCCGCTATAATTTCATATGATGGCGCAATGCCCAATATAGCAGAGGGCGTATTTGTAGCGCCTTCTGCAGTGATTGTGGGAAATGTGACATTGGAAGAAGAATCGAGCGTCTGGTTTCAGGCGGTCATCCGCGGCGACTTAAACGGCATTTGTATCGGTAAGGGCACCAACGTTCAGGACGGATGCGTAATACACGTCACCTATGAACGAGGAGTGAGCGTAGGAGAAGGAGTTACGATCGGCCACGGAGCCATCCTTCACGGATGCACCATAGAAAGTAGATGCCTCGTGGGTATGAGGTCGACCGTGCTCGACGGTTCTTATATAGGCGAAGAGTCGATAGTGGCGGCTGGAAGCCTCGTCACTGAGAATAAAAAATATCCACCGCGCAGTCTAATCATGGGAACTCCTGCAAAAGTGGTGCGCAGTTTGGGCAGTGACGACATAAAGACGATCCTCGCCTTTGCCAGTTCGTATTTGGAGCTGGCAAAGCACTATAGGGGCCTCCTATAAAGGAACGCCCCCGGCGAGACAAAGCCGATTTCTTTATATTCGAATATGTGTTCCGTTGCCCCGACCATTAAATATCCGCCAGGCTGTAAGGCGGTATAGAATTTGCGGTAGAGTTTAGACTTCGCTTCTGGCGAAAAATAAATTACTACATTGCGGCATAAGATCATGTCATACCACCTTTCAGGGAAAGGGTCTTTTAGCAGATCCTTCACAGAGAAGCATACGCGCCTTTTTAGTATATCTTTTACCTGATACAGTTCCTTCCCTTTCGGTTCGAAGTACCGTGGCAACCATTCCTTTGGCACATTGACCAACTGGCGCTGATGATAAACGCCGTCCATCGCTTTTTTGAGGGCGTTTTCGTCTATATCCCAGGCATCGATGGGTTGAGAATCGTCGAGATTTGCTTCATTGGCCAGCATCGCAAGGGAGTAGGGTTCTTCGCCGGTAGCAGCTCCAGCACTTAAAAATCTTAATTTTTTGCTCCTTCTAAGATTAATAAGCTCAGGTATTACGATATCCTTGAGATGCCACCATCGTGGAGGATTTCGAAAGAACTCCGAGACGTTGATCGTCAAATAATCGAGGAATTCTCTTAGTTTTTCTGGATCTTTGGAAACATAATCGTAGAATTGATCATACGAATTCATGCCCCATCGCTGCATTAGCATATGTGCTCTGCGATGGATTTGGTATTTATAGGCATCAAGGTCAAGACCAGTCAACTCGCGAATGCGCCGCTTGAATATGTCGTACTCCGGGGGAGCCGGGTAGGGCTTTTCTTCCCTCATGTCTTTCCTCCCGTGTGTCATGCTTTTTTAACCTTGCTTATTCTACCTGGAAAATAGGCTTTTGATGATATATAATTCTTCATAAGTAAGAGTATTCTATGCGATCGCTCCTTTGCGAGGAGAGGAAAGTCCGGGCTCCATAGGGCAGGACGCTGGATAACGTCCAGTGGGCGCAAGCCCAGGAGAGTGCCACAGAGATATACCGCCTTCTTCGAAAGAAGGTAAGGGTGAAAAGGTGGGGTAAGAGCCCACCAGCCGCGGGGCGACCCGCGGGCTAGGTTAACCCCGTCCGGAGCAAGGCCAAATAGGGAGGGTTGAGGCTGCCCGCTGACCTCCGGGTAAGGCCGCTTGAGGACGAGCGCAAGTTCGTCTCCAGATAAATGATCGCGCAATACAGAACCCGGCTTATGGGGTGCTCTTGCTTCGTTATATAGGTCTTAAGTCCTTACTTGTCCAGAGACAAATAGGTCTCTGGACTCTTTTTTTGACC
This genomic window from Acetomicrobium sp. S15 = DSM 107314 contains:
- a CDS encoding V-type ATP synthase subunit A, with the protein product MTILANIVGVISRISGPLVVASGMSGASMYEVVRVGELGLVGEIIELKGDTASIQVYEETSGLKPGEPVVATGAPLSAELGPGLIEQIYDGIQRPLNIIESETQSPYIPRGITLPALDREKKWDFEPRVKAGEDVEPGAILGVIQETILVEHRVVLPPGVSGKVKDIKSGSFTVEDVIAVIEGDGCAHEVRMLQRWPVRQPRPVARRLPPVVPLLTGQRVIDTFFPIARGGTACVPGPFGSGKTVIQHQLAKWADAEIVVYIGCGERGNEMTDVLLEFPDLEDPRTGEPLMKRTILIANTSNMPVAAREASVYTGITLAEYYRDMGYSVALMADSTSRWAEALREISGRLEEMPGEEGYPAYLGTRLASFYERAGRAICLGKDQREGSITVIGAVSPPGGDLSEPVSQNTLRVTKAFWGLDANLAYQRHFPAINWLDSYSLYVDRLGEYWDERYDGEWSALRTEAMSILEDEDRLREIVRLVGIDALSKEERLLLETAKSLREDFLHQNAFHEIDTYASMDKQFRMLRIILTFHRVAMEALKRGAQLKDVTELEVRDKITRMRYIDEKELETLDTLEEEIKSQVGQLVPAEDDIYVA
- a CDS encoding V-type ATP synthase subunit B, whose amino-acid sequence is MLPKEYRTINSLSGPLMMVEKVADVRYDELVEIELSTGEKRRGRVLEVTSDMALVQVFEGTTGIDVKTTKATFLGKVLTLPVSRDILGRAFNGRGDPIDGGVSILPEKRLDVNGYPMNPYSRDYPSEFIQTGISTIDGMNPLVRGQKLPVFSGSGMPHNNIAAQIARQSTVLSGQETFAVVFAAMGITFEEASFFMEDFRRTGAIERTVMFLNLADDPAIERIMTPRLALTCAEYLAFDLDMHVLVILTDMTNYCEALREISAARKEVPGRRGYPGYLYTDLATMYERAGRLKGKSGSITQIPILSMPEDDKTHPIPDLTGYITEGQIILSRSLHRKGIYPPVDVLPSLSRLKDKGIGADKTREDHADLLNQLFAAYARGKEAKELATILGEGALTEEDKAFAAFSDAFEDRYVRQGEYENRSIEETLDLGWELLTLIPTRELKRVRDAYIEKYLKPKIKQDNEGKAEEAVVQNA
- a CDS encoding CheR family methyltransferase; protein product: MREEKPYPAPPEYDIFKRRIRELTGLDLDAYKYQIHRRAHMLMQRWGMNSYDQFYDYVSKDPEKLREFLDYLTINVSEFFRNPPRWWHLKDIVIPELINLRRSKKLRFLSAGAATGEEPYSLAMLANEANLDDSQPIDAWDIDENALKKAMDGVYHQRQLVNVPKEWLPRYFEPKGKELYQVKDILKRRVCFSVKDLLKDPFPERWYDMILCRNVVIYFSPEAKSKLYRKFYTALQPGGYLMVGATEHIFEYKEIGFVSPGAFLYRRPL
- a CDS encoding V-type ATP synthase subunit D — protein: MVSKLKVNPNRMELSRLKKRLAVARRGHKLLKDKQDALIKEFLAKARATREKRGELEAELASCYQSFLMARAQMLPAMLEQALLFAIGQCEIRRSFRNVMSVSVPRYEVTQEGGRLNYGLAMTSGSLDVALERFTALLPKLVDLAAEEKALRLMAKEIERTRRRVNALEHVLIPSFEDAIKEITMKLDEMERSNLSRLMVIKEIVRAH
- a CDS encoding gamma carbonic anhydrase family protein encodes the protein MSDEVRPAIISYDGAMPNIAEGVFVAPSAVIVGNVTLEEESSVWFQAVIRGDLNGICIGKGTNVQDGCVIHVTYERGVSVGEGVTIGHGAILHGCTIESRCLVGMRSTVLDGSYIGEESIVAAGSLVTENKKYPPRSLIMGTPAKVVRSLGSDDIKTILAFASSYLELAKHYRGLL